The segment GACCGCCCCAGTGCAGGGCGTTATCTGCTATCGGGCAAAGATGTGTCATCCATGGATGACGACGCCCAATCAGAAGTGCGCAACACACAGTTCGGTTTCGTATTCCAAAGCTTTTACCTGATCCCCTACGCCTCTGCCCTGGACAATGTCCTGTTGCCCGGCCTGTATGGGACTGAGTCCCGGCGCACCCTCACGACCCGCGCCCAAGACATTCTGGACCAAGTGGGGCTGGCGGACAGAGCCGCCTATCGGCCTTCGCAATTGTCCGGCGGACAGCAACAGCGGGTGGCACTGGCCCGGGCATTGCTGAACCGACCCGCAGTGATCTTCGCCGACGAACCCACAGGCCAGCTCGACTCCACCACCAGTGGAGAAATCATGTCCCTGCTTGCACAAATCAATGCAGGCGGAACCACTGTCATCATGGTCACCCACGACGAGGAGACCGCCTCCTACGCGACCTCGTCCATACAGATGCTGGACGGGAACATTGCGCCAAGCGATTGAGACCCTTGTCACTCTAGGCCGCGTCTTCGGGTTCGCACTGGAGGCGGTTTGGGCCTACAAACTGCGCAGCATCTTTGTATCAGCGGGTATTGCCATGGGCATCGCCGCACTCACGGTCATTGTCACCAGCGTGGATGGCGCCCAACGCAAGGCGCTGGAAATAGTAGACATGTTCGGACCTGATGCGGTGTTTGTTCTGGGTGGAGACATCAAGAGCCGTGCCGTGGGCAAACGCACCCTGACCTTGTCCTGGGAGGACGCCCGCAGGCTTCGCCAGTCCCTGCCCGGCGCCTATCTCGTAGTACCCATGCGCGCCAAGCGCAGCATCATGGCCCGCTACGGAGGCAAAAGCAAAGAACTGCCCGTGGTGGTAGGGTCCACTGCCGCTTATTCCGAGGTCTGGAACTGGCCTCTGGCCGAAGGCCGGGACTTCAGTGACCGGGATGTGGCCCTGGGCACCAAGGTCGGACTGATTGGCGACCAAGCGGCCGAAGAGCTGTTCGGGGACGAGTCCCCCATCGGCAAGGTCGTCTTCCTGGGAGACCTGCCCATACAGGTCATCGGACGGCTCTCCTACCGGGGGTTCTCAGGCGGTGGATCGAGCATCGACGAACGCATGATCATTCCCCTGACCACCCTCACCCAACGTTTCAACATGGACCGCAAATATTTCCGCGCACTGCGTGTCAAATTCCATGACCCCGAACGCATGAGCGTGCATGTGGAGAACACCCGCTCACTGCTTCGGCACCTGCACGGCCTGAAGGACGGCGAAGACGACGATTTCACCATCCTCACCGCCGATGAAATCCTGAAATTCATTGGCATGCTCAAGGGCGGACTGGTTGTTTTTCTGGGCGTCACGGCCACGGTTGCCATGCTGGTAGGCGGGTTTGTATTGGCCAACCTCTTCTACATCAGCGTCAGCGAACGTACCTCGGAGATCGGCCTGCGCAAGGCCATGGGAGCCAAGGCCTGGACCATCACCGCACAGTTCCTGTTCGAAGCCGCCATCTTGACCATAGCCGGAGCGCTCATCGGCATGGGCCTGGGCCTGGGCCTGGGGCAGGCACTGACCCGACTGGGCATCCTGGAAATCCAATTCTCGGCCAAGGTCTTCGTCCTGGCACTCTCCTCGGCTGTGGCCGTCGGAGTCATCTTCGGCATCCGTCCCGCACGCCAGGCCGCCCGGCTTGATGCAGTTGCGGCATTGCGCGGCGATGGATCCTGACTTGACGCCCTCCCGAACCAACCGCTAGAAAACACTCGGCCCCAAGGCCCTCAACGTACAAGGATCAACCCATGAAGTTCAATCCCATGTCCAACTACCGAGAAGAGTCCGGTGGCGCCCGCTTTCTGCGGACCATGCTGCTGATCTGTGTCTTTATCGGGGTGGGCTGGCTCTATACAAAACATTTCGACAACGCCCTCGAAGACATCAAGACCCGCTCAGCGATTTTGGACAAGTCCGGTGCCCTGTCCTCGGATCAAAAGGCCCAATTCAGAGACTTTGCGAAATTGTTCAGAGAAGAATTGGGCATCGAACTGGTTCTGCGTATTGCCGACGGCACACCTGAACCACCAAAACTCAAGGCAAAAAGCCTGTATATCGGGATCGACAGCACTGGCGGGAAACTCATCGTCGTCTCCCCGCCCTGGATCGAGAAATCCCTTGGTTCAGGATTCAATGACGAACTTCAGGAGCATATGCGACCCTATTTTGAATCCGACAGCTGGCCCACGGGCCTGATGAAGGCCCTGCAACTGATCTGGGAACGCGTGACCGGACTGGACACGGGAGGTCGGAGCTGATGACGGACAACACCACGGAAACGGTCACCATCTATACCGACGGCTCCTGCCTGGGCAATCCTGGCCCCGGCGGATGGGGCGCAGTGCTCAAGTTCGGAGACGAGCGCAAGGAACTGTCCGGCGGTTTCTCCGGCACCACCAACAACCGCATGGAGTTGATGGCCGTGCTTGAGGCACTGTCCACCTTGAAGCGCCCCTGCAAGGTCAACCTGTTCTCCGATTCCAAGTACTTTCTGGATGCCATCCGCCAGGGCTGGCTCAAGAACTGGATAAAAAACGGCTGGAAAACCGCTGCCAAGAAACCAGTGAAGAACCAGGACCTCTGGCTCCGGTTGGACCCGCTACTCGCCGAACACGAGATCAACTACAACTGGGTCAAAGGCCATAGCGGCGACCCGGAAAATGAACGCTGTGATGTCCTGGCACGCACCGAAGCAGGCAAAACCGGCCTCCCCAAAGATCCCAAAGCCTAGCCACACAGAGCTCCTGCTCTTCCCTCTCCATCCTTCCGGCCCCGTGTGCACATCGCTCACGGGGCCGGCTTTCATCCAAAGAGAATGATCTCCTTCTTTCGTTCACCGCTGGCACAGTCCTTGCGAATCATCCATGTGACGGGAATTTTTTTCCGTCGGTTGTGTGTGTTTATATCGGCTGAAGGAGAAGGTTATGAGCTTTCAATCCATGTACGTCGGGACCACTGGAATGGTGTCCC is part of the Desulfovibrio ferrophilus genome and harbors:
- a CDS encoding ABC transporter ATP-binding protein, with amino-acid sequence MGDAHLIRLEGVTKDYVQGDLTTKVLKGLDLTINQGDFVALQGPSGSGKSTLLHILGLLDRPSAGRYLLSGKDVSSMDDDAQSEVRNTQFGFVFQSFYLIPYASALDNVLLPGLYGTESRRTLTTRAQDILDQVGLADRAAYRPSQLSGGQQQRVALARALLNRPAVIFADEPTGQLDSTTSGEIMSLLAQINAGGTTVIMVTHDEETASYATSSIQMLDGNIAPSD
- a CDS encoding ABC transporter permease yields the protein MRQAIETLVTLGRVFGFALEAVWAYKLRSIFVSAGIAMGIAALTVIVTSVDGAQRKALEIVDMFGPDAVFVLGGDIKSRAVGKRTLTLSWEDARRLRQSLPGAYLVVPMRAKRSIMARYGGKSKELPVVVGSTAAYSEVWNWPLAEGRDFSDRDVALGTKVGLIGDQAAEELFGDESPIGKVVFLGDLPIQVIGRLSYRGFSGGGSSIDERMIIPLTTLTQRFNMDRKYFRALRVKFHDPERMSVHVENTRSLLRHLHGLKDGEDDDFTILTADEILKFIGMLKGGLVVFLGVTATVAMLVGGFVLANLFYISVSERTSEIGLRKAMGAKAWTITAQFLFEAAILTIAGALIGMGLGLGLGQALTRLGILEIQFSAKVFVLALSSAVAVGVIFGIRPARQAARLDAVAALRGDGS
- the rnhA gene encoding ribonuclease HI, with the protein product MTDNTTETVTIYTDGSCLGNPGPGGWGAVLKFGDERKELSGGFSGTTNNRMELMAVLEALSTLKRPCKVNLFSDSKYFLDAIRQGWLKNWIKNGWKTAAKKPVKNQDLWLRLDPLLAEHEINYNWVKGHSGDPENERCDVLARTEAGKTGLPKDPKA